The Paracoccus albus region GAGGGCAAGCGAAAGCGGATTCAGGTGGCCGGCACCATTATCAAGAACGCCGCCGCAATAGGCGTCGGATGGCAGAATTGCGTGGAAATCGGTGCGATCAAACGCTTCGATGCTGCTATAGCCGTAATGTTGCGCAAGGTGATCAATCTCTTCGCGGGCGTGTTCCAGTTCGTCCGCTTTCCGGAACGCGTGCGCCACGCCGTCATGTACGACCACCCCTGAGCGAGCGGCCAGCTCGCGCGTCAAGCGCTTGGCCTCTTCAGCCATGTCCCAGAGCTTGCGGGCGGTGTCCCGACCGGCCATGCGCTCTAGCTCGTCGACCTCCAGCCGTTGGCCAGAGCCCAGCTGACCGCCGTTTCGCCCCGAAGCACCGAATCCGACCCTGTGGGCTTCCAGCAGTGCGACATCATAGCCCGCTTCGGCCAAATGCAGCGCAGCCGACAGACCTGTATAACCCCCGCCGACGACACAGACATCAGCCCTGATGTCGCCCTTCAACGCCGGAAAAGGTGCCAGCGGTGTGACCTGTTCGGCATAAAGCGAAGGAGGATAGGTGCCGCGCCTGTCATTGGAAAACAGCAGATTCATGCGAGCCATCCCGGCGGTTCAGACATTCAGCAGCAGGTGTTCGCGTTCCCACGGGCTGATGACCTGCAGGAATTCCTTGTATTCGTTGCGCTTCACGGATTCGTAAACATTGACGAATTCATTGCCCAGAACGTCGCGCATAGGCTCGCTGTCGCTCATGATGTCCAGTGCATCGCCAAGGGTCAGCGGCAGCTCGTCTTCCGAAATATAGGCATCGCCAAGGCATTCCGGGCGGGGATCGTTCTTTTCGATCAGCCCCAGATATCCGCATGCAAGGCTGGCCGCGATACCCAGATACGGGTTGCAGTCCATCCCGGCCAGCCGGTTTTCGACGCGCCGCGCATCCGGTCCCGAGATCGGAACGCGCAGGCCCGTCGTGCGGTTGTCGCGCCCCCATTCCAGATTTATCGGTGCCGCGAAATCCGGGACATAGCGCCGATAGGAATTCACGTAGGGTGCCAGCAGCGCTACCGCGGCAGGAAGATGATTCTGCATTCCGGCGATGAAGTGCAGGAACTCCGGCGCCTCACGGCCCTTGTCATCCGAGAATATGTTCTGTCCCGTTTTCAGATCCACCACAGAGTGGTGAATGTGCATTGCGCTGCCCGGCTCTCCTTCAATCGGTTTGGCCATGAAGGTTGCAAAGCAGTCATGGCGCAAGGCGGCCTCTCGGATCAGGCGCTTGAAGAAGAAGATTTCATCGGCAAGCCGCACCGGATCGCCGTGCGCAAGGTTGATTTCGACCTGACCCGCGCCGCCTTCCTGAAGGATGCCGTCAATCTCGAAGCCCTGTGCCTCGGCAAAATCATAGATGTCGTCAATGACCTTGCCATATTCGTCAACGGCAGACAGCGAGTAGGCCTGCTTTGCGGCCGCTCGCCGTCCGGATCGACCCATGGGCGGTATGATCGGCTGGTTCGGGTCGGTATTGCGCGCCACAAGGAAGAATTCCATTTCGGGCGCGACAATCGGGCGCCAGCCTTTTTCCTCGAACAGGCTGACCACTCGTCGCAGCACGTTTCGTGGGGCCACCGGCACAAGTTTGCCCTGCTGGTCGAATACGTCGTGGATCACCTGCAAGGTGTAATCTGCGGTCCAGGGTGCCGCCGTTGTTGTCGAGTAATCCGGGGTCAGAATCATATCCGGCTCGGTAAACGCGCCAGAGGGATTGTCAGCCCATTCGCCGGTGATCGTCTGCAGGAAGATCGAGTTGGGCAGATAAAACTTCTCTTGCCGCGCGAATTTTGAGGCAGGCATTGCCTTGCCCCGCGCAACCCCCGCGATGTCGGCAACGATGCATTCGACCTCATCAAGGCGGCGACCCGACACATATTCCTGTGCGGCCTGCGGTGCTTGTTCCAGCCAATCCGGTTTCATTTCTTCCCCATTGTCGCCGCCGACAGCACGGGATGCGTGGCCGACAGCGCTGAAGCCACGCCCTCTCGATCCGCTTCCACCCGGTTCTGCCCAGCTTTCCATTTTCCGGTCATGCTCGAAACCGAGATCTCTATGCCGACAATCCCGCGAAGTTGCGCCGCGATGAATTTATCCGGTGCGTCGGAAACGGCCCAGGGCTCGGCGCGGTCATGCTCCATTTGATGTGTCAGTGCGCGTATCTGCCTGCGCAGCCATTCCGGGTCCCGAACGGTCTGCGCCGTGCCGCGAACCTGAACCATCAGGTAGTTCCAAGTTGGCACGACTTTTCCGGTCTGCTGCTTGGTCGCGTACCAGCTGGGCGTGATATAGCTTTGCTCGCCCTGAAAAATGATCAGAATCGGGTTGCCGCGGTCAACTTCTGCAAGCTGAGGGTTGGCGCGGGCAAGGTGGGCACGCAGCTTGCCATCTTCGCCAAGCTCAAACGGCACCGAGTTGGCGGTTGGCCCGTCTTCACCGACGGTGACGAGCAGGCCAAGCGGATTGGCCCGTATAAAGGCCGAGAGCACATCGGGCCGGTTCTCTGCAAATGCTTCGGGGCAATACATCAGGCCGCCCCTTTTCTATCCGCAACATTGGAACGGAAGAAATCAGCGATCTGCGTCGCGATGATGTCGCTGTCGCGCTTGCCGCCCATTTTTTCGCGTGCCGTATCAAGCAATTCGTCCGGGACCACGCCCTTGGCGCGTGTGTTGATCAGCCCCTCTACGAATTCATCGCGAAATTCAGGATGTGGCTGAACGGTAAAGGCGCGTCCGGGGTAAATCAGCGCGGCATTTTCGCAGAAACTGCTTTTGCCGACCACACGCGCCGATTCGGGTAGGCGCGTGACCTGATCCTGATGCCAAGCGTTCAACGTCAGCGTTTGGCCCGCAAAATTATAATCCTGCGCCCCGACGGACCAGCCACCCTTGAACTTTTCGACTTTCCCGCCAAGCGCTTGCGCAATGATCTGATGGCCGAAACAGATTCCGACCATTGGGACCGCTGCCGCGTAGATATCGCGAATGAACGTCTCCAGCGGTGGGATGAACTCATGCGCTTCGTAGGCGCCGTGTCGCGATCCGGTCAGAAGCCAGCCGTCGGCCTCGTGGACAGAGGCCGGAAACTCCATCGCTTCAACGTGATAGTTGCGAAAATCGAAGCCGCTTTCGCTAAGCAGACGTATAAACATGTCCGGATAATCACCCGACTGTTCTTTCAGAGCCTCGGGCGCTTGCCCGCATTGCAGGATGCCGATCTGCATAATTCACCATCGCTTTCTTTCGATGACAGAGTATTGCCCGCACGAAGGCGTTGCAATCCGCCATGAAATCGCGCCAGATATGCGTCGTCATGACTGATACCGCGAACGCCACACCCGTTATCGAAATTCGCGACCTTCACAAGTCTTATGGACAGTTGGAGGTGCTGAAAGGTGTCTCGCTGGCGGCGCCGCGCGGTCATGTCGTCAGCCTTATCGGGTCTTCAGGTTCCGGCAAGTCGACATTGCTTCGCTGCTGCAACCTTTTGGAAAACAGTCAGGAAGGCGAGATATATTTTCAGGAAGAGCCCGTTCGCTGGAAGGGGGCGGGGCTTTCCCGCAGGCCCGCGGACCCGGTGCAGGTGACACGCATCAGGACGCAGCTGGCCATGGTGTTTCAGCAGTTCAACCTGTGGGCGCATATGACTGTGCTGCGCAATGTCATGGAATCACCCATCACAGTGCTGGGTCAGCCCGAGGCCCAGGTCGAGGAACGTGCCCGCAAGCTGCTGGCCAAGGTGGGCATCGCTGATAAGGCTGATGCCTGGCCCGCGCAACTATCTGGCGGACAGCAGCAGCGTGCAGCCATCGCCCGCGCCCTGTGTATGGAGCCGAAGGCGCTGCTTTTCGATGAACCGACAAGCGCACTTGACCCTGAACTACAGCAAGAGGTGGTGAAGGTCATAAAAGACCTCGCTGCCGAACATCGCACCATGATCATCGTGACACATGACATGAAGCTTGCCGCCGATGTCAGTGATCATGTCGTATTCCTGCATCAGGGAAGGATCGAAGAAGAAGGTCCGCCCGATCAGGTCTTTGGCGCGCCGAAATCGGACAGGCTGCGCCAATTCCTCAGCGCCACTATGGCGGTGTGATTCACCAACAGGAGAAAAGAATGAGAAAGCTATTGCTTGCCACAGCCACTCTGGCGCTGACCGCCGGTTTTGCCAGTGCAGATCCGATCCGGATTGCGACCGAAGGCGCTTACCCTCCCTACAACCTCGTGAACGAGGCCGGTGAACTGGATGGTTTCGACGTCGAGGTCGGCAATGAAATCTGCAAGCGGGCAGAGCTGGAATGTGTCTGGGTCAATAACGACTGGGATTCGATCCTGCCGAACCTGAAATCGTCCAACTATGACGCCATCATGGCCGGCATGTCGATCACGGATGAGCGTAAGCAGGAAATCGACTTCACGCAGAACTATTTCCCGCCTGCCGCTTCGGCCTATGCCTCAACTTCGGCTGATGCGAATATCGGCGAAGGTGCTGTTGTTGCCGCACAAACGACAACTATTCAGGCCGCGCATGTTGCAGAGTCGGGGGCAACCCTGCTGGAATTCGCGACCCCGGATGAAACTCTGGCAGCGGTGCGCAATGGTGAGGCCGATGCGGTTTTTGCTGACAAGGACTTCCTCGCGCCTGCGGTGAACGAATCCAACGGCGAGCTGGCATGGGTTGGCGAGGATATTCCGCTGGGTGGCGGCATCGGCGTCGGCGTGCGCCAGTCCGATACAGAGCTGCGCGACAAGATGGATGCGGCCATCACCTCGATGAAAGACGACGGCACGCTTAACGGGCTAATCGAGAAATGGTTTGCCGAGGGCGCGACTTATTTCGGCGCGGACGGTGAAGCCGTCGGCAAGGAAGACGCCCAGATTACCCCGGTCGAAGGTTAATGATTGGCGCCCCGCCGCCTGGCGCGGCGGGGTGATCTCGCGATGTTCGAATACTGCGCTGATCCCAAATCGCTGGAAGGGCTGCGATGGCTGTCGTGTTATCTGACGACGGGCACGCATCTCAGCTTTTATTCCAGC contains the following coding sequences:
- a CDS encoding glutamine synthetase family protein, giving the protein MKPDWLEQAPQAAQEYVSGRRLDEVECIVADIAGVARGKAMPASKFARQEKFYLPNSIFLQTITGEWADNPSGAFTEPDMILTPDYSTTTAAPWTADYTLQVIHDVFDQQGKLVPVAPRNVLRRVVSLFEEKGWRPIVAPEMEFFLVARNTDPNQPIIPPMGRSGRRAAAKQAYSLSAVDEYGKVIDDIYDFAEAQGFEIDGILQEGGAGQVEINLAHGDPVRLADEIFFFKRLIREAALRHDCFATFMAKPIEGEPGSAMHIHHSVVDLKTGQNIFSDDKGREAPEFLHFIAGMQNHLPAAVALLAPYVNSYRRYVPDFAAPINLEWGRDNRTTGLRVPISGPDARRVENRLAGMDCNPYLGIAASLACGYLGLIEKNDPRPECLGDAYISEDELPLTLGDALDIMSDSEPMRDVLGNEFVNVYESVKRNEYKEFLQVISPWEREHLLLNV
- a CDS encoding FMN-binding negative transcriptional regulator, whose protein sequence is MYCPEAFAENRPDVLSAFIRANPLGLLVTVGEDGPTANSVPFELGEDGKLRAHLARANPQLAEVDRGNPILIIFQGEQSYITPSWYATKQQTGKVVPTWNYLMVQVRGTAQTVRDPEWLRRQIRALTHQMEHDRAEPWAVSDAPDKFIAAQLRGIVGIEISVSSMTGKWKAGQNRVEADREGVASALSATHPVLSAATMGKK
- a CDS encoding type 1 glutamine amidotransferase — encoded protein: MQIGILQCGQAPEALKEQSGDYPDMFIRLLSESGFDFRNYHVEAMEFPASVHEADGWLLTGSRHGAYEAHEFIPPLETFIRDIYAAAVPMVGICFGHQIIAQALGGKVEKFKGGWSVGAQDYNFAGQTLTLNAWHQDQVTRLPESARVVGKSSFCENAALIYPGRAFTVQPHPEFRDEFVEGLINTRAKGVVPDELLDTAREKMGGKRDSDIIATQIADFFRSNVADRKGAA
- a CDS encoding ABC transporter ATP-binding protein, giving the protein MTDTANATPVIEIRDLHKSYGQLEVLKGVSLAAPRGHVVSLIGSSGSGKSTLLRCCNLLENSQEGEIYFQEEPVRWKGAGLSRRPADPVQVTRIRTQLAMVFQQFNLWAHMTVLRNVMESPITVLGQPEAQVEERARKLLAKVGIADKADAWPAQLSGGQQQRAAIARALCMEPKALLFDEPTSALDPELQQEVVKVIKDLAAEHRTMIIVTHDMKLAADVSDHVVFLHQGRIEEEGPPDQVFGAPKSDRLRQFLSATMAV
- a CDS encoding transporter substrate-binding domain-containing protein yields the protein MRKLLLATATLALTAGFASADPIRIATEGAYPPYNLVNEAGELDGFDVEVGNEICKRAELECVWVNNDWDSILPNLKSSNYDAIMAGMSITDERKQEIDFTQNYFPPAASAYASTSADANIGEGAVVAAQTTTIQAAHVAESGATLLEFATPDETLAAVRNGEADAVFADKDFLAPAVNESNGELAWVGEDIPLGGGIGVGVRQSDTELRDKMDAAITSMKDDGTLNGLIEKWFAEGATYFGADGEAVGKEDAQITPVEG